The DNA segment CGCAGCGCTATCTGATCCATGCGGAATCGGTGGTGCCAGGAACGGTCACGCTGCGGCGTGTCATGGTGCTGCTGGAAGCGCCCGGCGGGCGCATTACCAGCCGCCTCGACGCGGAAAGCGCCACTCTGGCCGACGGGCACTGGCTGCTGCGGGAGGCGTGGTACAACCGACCCGGCCTGCCGCCGGAGTTCCTCGCCAAGTACGAGCTGCCGACCGATCTGACGGAAGAGCGCATCCAGAGCAGCTTCGCCTCTCCCGACACCTTGTCCTTCTGGGAATTGCCCGGCTTCATCCGGACTCTGGAGACAACGGGACTTTCCTCCGTCCGGCACCGGATGCACTGGCATACGCTGCTGGCCCGTCCCATGCTGTTCGCGGCCATGGTGCTGCTGGCGGCGGCGTTCGCGTTGCGCCATTCGCGCACGGGGGGCAGCCTGGCCCTGATCGGGACCGGCATTGTCGCGGCGCTGGTGCTGTTCGCGGTGCAGGACGTGGTCCTGGCGCTCGGCCTGTCGGGGACCATCCCCGTGGCACTGGCAGCCTGGGCGCCGGCTGGCGTGGCCGTGATGCTCGGCACTGCCGCCCTGCTTCACCTCGAAGACGGATAAGCGATGCCAGCAGCTTTGCCAGCAGCGCCTTTAGCCTCTATAACACCGCCCATGTCATCTGCCGTGAAACGAAATACCATGACAAAATTCGCCCGGTCCGCCCTGGTCGCCCTGGCTGCCGCCCTCTGCGCGGCGCCCGGCATGGCGGCTGCCCAGCAGCAGCAGGCGGAGGTGGAGCGGATTGCCGCCCTCGTGAATGAGGAGGTGGTCTCCTATTCCGACCTGATGGGCCGCATGCGGCTCGCCCTCGCATCGTCCGGCCTGCCGGACAGCCCCGAGGTGCGGCAACGGCTGCTGCCGCAGGTCCTGCGCGTGCTGATCGATGAGCGGCTTCAGATCCAGGAGGCCCGCCGTCTGGAGTTGCAGGTCACCGACCAGATGGTCGACCGGGAAATCTCCGACATCGCGCGACGGAATGAGATGAACACGGCGACCTTCCAGGAGGCGCTGGCCCAGCAGGGTATTCCCTTCAACACCCTGCGGGAGCAGACCCGCGCCGGCATCGCCTGGAGCCAGATCGTACAGCGTCGCCTGCGTCCCACCGCCACCGTGGCGGAGGAGGAGGTCGCGAACCGGCTGGAACAGATCAAGGCGAATGTCGGCAAGCCGGAATATCTGATCTCCGAAATCTTCCTTTCCGTGGACGATCCCGCGAGCGAGGCCGAGGTGCGGCGGCTGGCCGACCGGCTGGTCGAACAGATCGGCGCCGGCGCGCCATTCGCGGCCGTCGCCCAGCAGTTCTCGCAAAGCGCCAGCGCGGCTGCGGGCGGCAACCTGGACTGGGTCCAGCTCGGCCAGCTCGAGCCCGACCTGGACCGCGCCCTTCAGCAGTTGAAGCCTGGCCAGTTCTCCCGCCCGATCCGTGGCACCGGCGGCTACCATATCTTCTGGATGCGCGACCAGCGCACGGTGATCGCCGGCGACCCGAACGACATCAAGGTCGCGATCGGGCAGTTCATCCTGCCCGTTCCCCAGGGCGCCGATGCCGCGCCGCAGTTCCAGCAGGTCTCGGCCGTTGCCGAGGAGGCGTCGAGCTGTCAGGCGCTCCAGAACGCTGCGGACCGGCTGCCGGGCGCCCAGGTGGCCGGACTGCCGCTGACCCGCATGGGGGACATTCCGCAGGAAATCCGCGCCCTGGTCCAGAATCTGGGCGTCGGAACCCCGACCCAGCCCCTGGTCACCGATGTCGGCGTGATGCTGCTGATGATCTGCGAGCGCGAAGTTCCGGAAGGTTCCACCCCGCCGGTGGACCAGGTCCGCAACGCCCTGATGATGGAGCGGTTGGATATGCTCCAGCGCCGTTATCTCCGTGACCTGCGGCGCGAGGCGTCCATCGAATACCGTCTCTGACGGCGGGGAAGGAGCCACCATGTCGGGCGGCAGCATCTCCTCTCCACTCGCGCCGGACCTGCCGCCGCTCGCCCTCACCATGGGCGATCCGGCCGGCATCGGCGGTGAAATCGCGCTGGCCGCTTGGCGTCTGCGCAAGGAGCGGCAGGTCCCGCCCTTCGTGCTGCTGGATGATCCGAGGCGGCTGACCGATCTGGCGGCCCGCCTGGGCTGGCAGGTGCGCATCGCCGAAGTGGCCGACCCGACGGAGGCGGCGCGCCGCTTTCCGGAGGCGCTGCCGGTCGTGCCGGTGCATCTCGCGGCCGCGGTAACGCCGGGCAGGCCGGACCCGGCCAATGGCGGGTCCGTCATCGCCAGCATCGACCGGGCCGTTGAGCTTGCGCGGTCCGGGGCCGCCGCAGCCGTTGTGACCAACCCGATCCAGAAAAGCGCGCTCTACGCCGCCGGGTTCCGCTGGCCAGGCCATACCGAATATCTCGCCCACCTCGCCGGTCAGGCGGAGGACCGGACTGTGATGCTGCTGGAAGGCGGCGGCCTGCGGGTGGCACTTGCCACGATCCATGTGTCCCTGCGACAGGTGCCGGACGTGCTGACCAGGGACGGCATCGTGCAGGTTTCGCATGTGGTCGCGGCGGCGCTCCGCCGGGATTTCGGCATCGATCGGCCCCGCCTCGCAGTGGCCGCCCTGAATCCCCACGCGGGGGAGGGGGGCAGCATGGGACGGGAGGAGATCGAGGTGATCGCGCCCGCCGTGGCGGAACTCCAGCAGGATGGGCTGGAGGTCACCGGCCCACTGCCGGCCGACACCCTGTTCCATGCCGCCGCGCGGGAACGGTATGACGCCGTCATCTGCATGTATCACGATCAGGGGCTGATCCCGCTGAAGACGCTGGATTTCGACACCGGCGTGAACATCACGCTGGGCCTGCCCTTCGTGCGGACCTCGCCGGACCATGGCACGGCGCTGGGCATCGCGGGGACCGGTACCGCCAGCCCCTCCAGCCTGATCGCGGCGGCCAAGTCGGCGGCCCGGATCGCCGCCCGCCGCGCCGCCACAAGCTAAGTTCAATGACCACCGACCTGTCCCACCTGCCGCCGCTGCGGGATGTGATCTCGCAGCACGATCTTGCCGCCCGCAAATCCTTCGGCCAGCATTTCCTGCTCGACCTCAACCTCACCCGCCGCATCGTGCGCGAGGCCGGAGACCTCGAGGGCGTGCATGTGGTGGAGGTCGGGCCCGGTCCCGGCGGCCTGACCCGCCCGCTGGTCGAGTCCGATGCAGTTACGGTCACCGCTATCGAGCGCGATACGCGCTTCGCCGCGGCCCTGGCGGATGTGGTGGAGGCATCCGGCGGGCGTTTTCGCCTCGTCGAGGCCGATGCGCTGGAGGTGGACCCGGTGGAGCTGGTGCCTGCCCCGCGGGCCATCATCGCCAACCTGCCCTACAATGTGGGCACGCCGATGCTGTTCAACTGGCTGAAGCGGATCGGGGAGTACCGGTTCCTCGCCTTGATGTTCCAGAAAGAGGTGGTCGACCGGATCGTGGCCCGCCCGCGCAGCTCCGATTATGGGCGGCTGGCAGTGATGTGCCAGTGGCTGGCGGATTGCCGGACCATGATGGTGCTGCCCGCCCGCGCCTTCACTCCACCGCCGAAGATCGACAGCGCCGTCGTTCGCATCGCCCCGCGCGCGCGCCTCGCCGACGATCCGGCCTTCCGCACCATGGAAACGCTGGTCGCCGCCGCCTTCAACCAGCGCCGCAAGATGCTCCGCTCCAGCCTGCGCGGCACGTTGGGGGAGCCTGAACCCCTGCTGGAAAGCGTCGGCATCCTGCCCACCGCCCGGGCGGAGGAGGTGGAGGTGGCAGGTTTCGTGGAACTGGCGAAAGCCTGGGAACGCGCTCGGGCTACGTAGATCAGACACGCACAGCGTAGCCGACTCTTATTTCTGTCAGTAGGCCGGCAAAGCCGGATTCCTTCCCATCTTTCAAAACCGCCCATCGCACAGCATCGCGATTCGCCTAGAAGCGCAGGGTGAAGACCGTCCCGCCTTCCTCCGCCCGCGCCACGGCGATGCTGCCGCCATGGGCCAGCATGATCTGGCGGGCCAGGGAGAGGCCGACGCCGGACCCCTCGCGCTTGGTGGTGAAGAAGGGGACGAAAATCTTGTCCGCCACCTCCGGCGGGATGCCGGGGCCGTTATCGATGACCTGAAGGGCTACGCGCCCGCCCTCGTCCAGGAAGGCATTCATGCGTACGCAGGCATCCTCCTGCCCGGCCAACGCTTCCACCGCGTTCTTCAACAGATTGATCAGGACTTGGTCCAACAGATCGGGGTCCACCGCCATTTCCAGCGCCGGCGGAAGCACCAGCGTTTCGAACCGGATGCGCTTTTCCGCCAGCGCGGGGGCCATCAGGCGGCGCATGCGGTCCAGCACTTCCCGCACCTTGATCCGCTCCAGCGCCGGCTTCGGCACCTGGGTGAACTGGCGATAGCGTTCGACGAAGCGCAGCAGCCCGTCGCTGCGGCGGGCCACGGTGTCGATGGCCTGGACGGCGTCTCCCATCTCCTCCGCCAGATCGGGGCGGTCGGCCACCTTCTCCGTCAGATCCTCCATGACCGCCTTGGCTGTGCGGGTGAGGGAGGAGACGGGGGTGAGGGAATTCATCATCTCATGGGTCAGGACCCGAACCAGCTCCTGCCAAGCGCGCACCTCCGTCGCTTCCAGGTCCGCGCCGATGTTCTGAAGGGAGACCAGCAGCCGCGGTTCCCCGGCCAGGGTGAGCTGTGTGGCCGCCACCGTCATCTGCAGCGGCCCGCCGCCGACCCCGCCCGCGACGCGCAGCAGGGCGCGGCTTCCGGCTTTCAACTCGCGCAGCGAGTCGGCCACCGTCTTGCTTCCGTCCGCCAGACGGCGGTTCAGATCCTCCGGCCCCAGAAGGCGGCGGGCGGCATTGTTCAGCAGCTCAACCCGTCCACTGGGGAAGACCGCGGCAAGGGCCACCGGCACATGCTCCAGCAGGGCGTTCAGATATTCGGCCTGGCGTTCGGTATCGGCGCGGGTGGCCTTGAAGCGTTCCAGCACCGTAGTGAAACTGGCGCCCAGCTCATCGAAAGCGGAGCCCATGCCCCGCATGCCGAAGGTCTGGGAGAAATCCGAATGGGCAATGGCGGTCAGGAAGCGGGACAACTCCCGATTCGTCATCGTCACCTTGCGCAGCAATCCGCCGATCTGGACCAGGATGGCGATGCCCACCAGCAGCGATGTGGCGCGGTACTCCGTCGCTACCAGCAGCACGCCCAGCAGCATGGAAGAGAAGGCCAGAAGCGCCACCCGGACGGTGACGTTCAGCTCGAACCGCCGGGAGCCGATCCTAGAGCCCATGCTTTTCCATCCGGCGGTACAGCGAAGTGCGGGTGATTCCCAACTCGTGCGCGGTGTGGCTGATATTGCCCTGGTGTTTCTCCAGCGCCCGTCGGATCACCTCCCGCTCTACCGCCTCCAGGTCGAAGGTGTCCAGATGCAGCCCGCCAGCCGGGCTGTCGGCATCGGTCGCCACGATGGCCGGGGAGTGTGCCACGGTCGCAGCGGCCGGCTGTCCGGCAGTGGAGGGGAGGGAGAAATCCTCCGCCTCCAGCACATCGCCGGCGGACA comes from the Indioceanicola profundi genome and includes:
- the lptG gene encoding LPS export ABC transporter permease LptG, with the protein product MRLSPTLSTYIGRQFLVWFLAVLGGMLAIIYLLDTVELLRRAANKPDASFELVVGMGLLKLPEIGQEVFPFVVLFGGMYTFWRLTRTQELVVARASGISVWQFMAPVLAVALLLGLAQIMVLNPVFSAMLSRYEHLENRYLRGQTSSLDIARSGLWLRQTGETQRYLIHAESVVPGTVTLRRVMVLLEAPGGRITSRLDAESATLADGHWLLREAWYNRPGLPPEFLAKYELPTDLTEERIQSSFASPDTLSFWELPGFIRTLETTGLSSVRHRMHWHTLLARPMLFAAMVLLAAAFALRHSRTGGSLALIGTGIVAALVLFAVQDVVLALGLSGTIPVALAAWAPAGVAVMLGTAALLHLEDG
- a CDS encoding peptidylprolyl isomerase, translating into MTKFARSALVALAAALCAAPGMAAAQQQQAEVERIAALVNEEVVSYSDLMGRMRLALASSGLPDSPEVRQRLLPQVLRVLIDERLQIQEARRLELQVTDQMVDREISDIARRNEMNTATFQEALAQQGIPFNTLREQTRAGIAWSQIVQRRLRPTATVAEEEVANRLEQIKANVGKPEYLISEIFLSVDDPASEAEVRRLADRLVEQIGAGAPFAAVAQQFSQSASAAAGGNLDWVQLGQLEPDLDRALQQLKPGQFSRPIRGTGGYHIFWMRDQRTVIAGDPNDIKVAIGQFILPVPQGADAAPQFQQVSAVAEEASSCQALQNAADRLPGAQVAGLPLTRMGDIPQEIRALVQNLGVGTPTQPLVTDVGVMLLMICEREVPEGSTPPVDQVRNALMMERLDMLQRRYLRDLRREASIEYRL
- a CDS encoding sensor histidine kinase, coding for MGSRIGSRRFELNVTVRVALLAFSSMLLGVLLVATEYRATSLLVGIAILVQIGGLLRKVTMTNRELSRFLTAIAHSDFSQTFGMRGMGSAFDELGASFTTVLERFKATRADTERQAEYLNALLEHVPVALAAVFPSGRVELLNNAARRLLGPEDLNRRLADGSKTVADSLRELKAGSRALLRVAGGVGGGPLQMTVAATQLTLAGEPRLLVSLQNIGADLEATEVRAWQELVRVLTHEMMNSLTPVSSLTRTAKAVMEDLTEKVADRPDLAEEMGDAVQAIDTVARRSDGLLRFVERYRQFTQVPKPALERIKVREVLDRMRRLMAPALAEKRIRFETLVLPPALEMAVDPDLLDQVLINLLKNAVEALAGQEDACVRMNAFLDEGGRVALQVIDNGPGIPPEVADKIFVPFFTTKREGSGVGLSLARQIMLAHGGSIAVARAEEGGTVFTLRF
- the pdxA gene encoding 4-hydroxythreonine-4-phosphate dehydrogenase PdxA, with the protein product MSGGSISSPLAPDLPPLALTMGDPAGIGGEIALAAWRLRKERQVPPFVLLDDPRRLTDLAARLGWQVRIAEVADPTEAARRFPEALPVVPVHLAAAVTPGRPDPANGGSVIASIDRAVELARSGAAAAVVTNPIQKSALYAAGFRWPGHTEYLAHLAGQAEDRTVMLLEGGGLRVALATIHVSLRQVPDVLTRDGIVQVSHVVAAALRRDFGIDRPRLAVAALNPHAGEGGSMGREEIEVIAPAVAELQQDGLEVTGPLPADTLFHAAARERYDAVICMYHDQGLIPLKTLDFDTGVNITLGLPFVRTSPDHGTALGIAGTGTASPSSLIAAAKSAARIAARRAATS
- the rsmA gene encoding 16S rRNA (adenine(1518)-N(6)/adenine(1519)-N(6))-dimethyltransferase RsmA — encoded protein: MTTDLSHLPPLRDVISQHDLAARKSFGQHFLLDLNLTRRIVREAGDLEGVHVVEVGPGPGGLTRPLVESDAVTVTAIERDTRFAAALADVVEASGGRFRLVEADALEVDPVELVPAPRAIIANLPYNVGTPMLFNWLKRIGEYRFLALMFQKEVVDRIVARPRSSDYGRLAVMCQWLADCRTMMVLPARAFTPPPKIDSAVVRIAPRARLADDPAFRTMETLVAAAFNQRRKMLRSSLRGTLGEPEPLLESVGILPTARAEEVEVAGFVELAKAWERARAT